Proteins from a single region of Anser cygnoides isolate HZ-2024a breed goose chromosome 18, Taihu_goose_T2T_genome, whole genome shotgun sequence:
- the NUP88 gene encoding nuclear pore complex protein Nup88, with protein MAAEWGPAEQWRAALPQHAVLGRLRERAAAAGPSRPGAGPRAALSRNLLLGLDGDLLLWDGESGALHAIGLRRLGGPEPALGHYQTLLCINPPLFEVYQTLLSPTQHHVALVGTKGLTALELPKRWGKNSEFEGGKATVNCSTIPIAERFFTSSMSLTLKHAAWYPCETLEPHIVLLTSDNTIRIYSLKIPQTPIKVITLSDSEEETLTINKGRAYTASLGETAVAFDFGPLVPVPKNVLGQRGRDEVLAYPLYILYENGETFLTYISLIQSTGNLGKLLGPLPMHPAAEDNYGYDACAVLCLPCVPNILVIATESGMLYHCVVLDAEEDDEQSEKSWDPRSDLIPSLYVFECVELELALKLASGDEEEPLESDFSCPIKLHQDPKCPSRYHCTHEAGVHSVGLTWINKLHKFLGSDEEDKDSLQELGAEQKCFVEHILCTKPLPCRQPAPIRGFWIVSDILGPTMICITNTYECITRPLLSTVHPASPPLLCTREDKDLAASPLRILADSQHSFEKHIRSILQRSTANPLLLKSADKDAAPPPEECLQLLSRATQVFREEYILKQDLAKEEIQQRVKLLLGQKKKQLEDLNYCREEKKSLREMAERLADKYEEAKEKQEDIMNRMKKVLRSFHSQLPVLSDSEKDMKKELQTIHDQLQHLSNAIRQVKMKKEYQQKKMEKGTSPRKPSITLSAYQSKCIQTVLKEEGEHIREMVKQINDIRSHVNF; from the exons GAGTGGGGCCCGGCGGAGCAGTGGCGCGCGGCCCTGCCGCAGCACGCCGTGCTCGGCCGCCTCCGCGAGcgcgcggccgccgccggcccctcACGGCCCGGGGCCGGTCCGAGGGCGGCGCTGAGCCGCAACCTGCTGCTGGGCCTGGACGGGGACCTGCTGCTGTGGGATGGCGAGAGCGGCGCCCTGCACGCCATCGGCCTCCGCCGCCTCGGCGGCCCCGAGCCGGCGCTGGGCCATTACCAG ACGCTGCTGTGCATAAACCCGCCGCTGTTCGAGGTGTACCAGACGCTGCTGAGCCCCACGCAGCACCACGTGGCGCTCGTCGGCACCAAGGGGCTCACGGCCCTGGAGCTGCCCAAGCGCTGGGGCAAGAACTCCGAGTTCGAGGGTGGGAAGGCAACGGTGAACTGCAG CACCATTCCCATCGCCGAAAGGTTCTTCACAAGCTCGATGTCTCTGACTTTGAAGCACGCCGCGTGGTATCCCTGCGAGACGTTGGAGCCCCACATTGTGCTCTTGACTTCAGATAACACGATAAG GATTTACAGCCTGAAGATACCTCAGACGCCCATCAAAGTGATTACTCTTTCAGATTCAGAGGAGGAGACTCTTACAATCAACAAAGG GAGAGCCTACACAGCGTCACTGGGAGAGACTGCGGTGGCGTTTGACTTTGGCCCGCTGGTGCCAGTCCCAAAGAACGTACTTGGACAGCGAGGGCGCGACGAAGTGCTGGCTTACCCGCTGTACATCTTATATGAAAATGGAGAGACATTCCTCACGTATATCAGCCTGATACAGAG CACTGGAAATCTTGGCAAGCTGCTCGGCCCTTTGCCCATGCACCCTGCTGCAGAAGATAATTACGGCTATGATGCCTGTGCTGTCCTTTGCCTGCCTTGTGTTCCAAACATCCTGGTGATTGCCACTGAATCGGGAATGCTTTATCACTGCGTGGTACTGGATGCAGAAGAGGATGATGAGCAG TCAGAAAAGTCATGGGACCCAAGATCTGATCTTATTCCTTCCCTGTACGTGTTTGAATGTGTTGAGCTGGAACTTGCACTGAAACTGGCTTCAGGAGATGAGGAAGAGCCTTTGGAGTCCGATTTCTCTTGCCCAATCAAACTGCATCAAG ATCCAAAATGTCCCTCTAGATACCACTGCACACATGAAGCTGGTGTCCATAGCGTGGGGTTGACGTGGATCAACAAACTGCACAAATTCCTTGGTTCAG ATGAagaagataaagacagtttacagGAGCTGGGCGCAGAACAGAAGTGCTTTGTTGAACACATTCTTTGTACAAAACCATTGCCATGCAG gCAACCTGCTCCTATCAGAGGATTTTGGATAGTCTCTGACATCCTGGGGCCTACGATGATCTGCATCACAAATACCTACGAGTGTATTACAAGGCCGCTCTT AAGTACAGTCCATCCTGCATCCCCTCCTCTGCTGTGTACCAGGGAAGACAAAGATCTTGCTGCTTCCCCTCTCCGGATCCTGGCTGACTCACAGCACTCGTTTGAGAAGCACATCCGAAGCATCCTGCAGCGTAGTACTGCCAATCCCTTGCTCCTGAA ATCTGCTGATAAAGATGCTGCTCCTCCCCCTGAAGAATGCCTTCAGCTTCTTAGCAGAGCCACACAAGTGTTCAGAGAAGAATATATACTGAAACAAGATTTGGCAAAAGAGGAAATTCAgcaaag agtgaAGCTGCTGTTGgggcagaaaaagaagcaactAGAAGATCTGAATTACTGTCGAGAAGAAAA GAAAAGTTTGCGGGAAATGGCTGAACGGTTGGCTGACAAGTATGAGGAAGCTAAAGAGAAGCAAGAAGATATTATGAATAG GATGAAGAAAGTACTTCGTAGTTTCCACTCTCAGCTTCCTGTGCTATCAGACAGTGAAAAAGATATGAAGAAGGAATTGCAGACAATACATGACCAGCTGCAGCACTTGAGCAATGCAATCAGACAG GTTAAAATGAAGAAGGAATACCAGcagaaaaagatggagaaaggtACTAGCCCACGAAAACCCAGCATCACCCTCAGTGCCTACCAGAGCAAGTGCATCCAAACCGTTCTGAAAGAAGA